A stretch of DNA from Juglans microcarpa x Juglans regia isolate MS1-56 chromosome 5D, Jm3101_v1.0, whole genome shotgun sequence:
gattttgaaatgGAATATTACTTTGAGACTTGCGCAAATATTCTCTCTTCATCACTCTTTGCGTCTTCACACTAACCATGCTGCTCACAGTCCTACATCAATATTAAATATGTTTGTTCAATCAAATTGTGATAGTTGACTATGGTGTCATAGCGGGATGTTACAGTTTTCTTTGTGCAATATAACCTAATAGATGCAAAACGTTAGCACCTCACTTTTGCTGATATGATTTGTTAATCACATATATTGGTTTCCTAGAACCCctgggttggctcaagtggtaaaggccttgggcttggggctATGCTCctcccaggtctaaggttcaaatctcccttgggtgcaaacaatctttaggggccattggactgagggattttccccttgaattacctgagatgcacttgcggaaaactccttgctaagggcctgtgcactcctgggattagtcgggacactgCTCTTGGACACCctgtgccaataaaaaaaatatattggttttCTAGAATATGATGCCTTTGGGTATGGTCCTATGAATTTGAACGTTCTCACTTCTGCAAttcattattgtttttatttccttGAATATTTACTTGGATTTctaaatcacttttttttttttttaaaaaaaaaggctgatCCTGAGTTAGAAGCAATTAGACGCAGAAGAATGCAGGAGCTTATGGCTCAACATGGAGTGGTAAGCAATCACCTCTTTGAATTCATACAAATTCGTTCACATAATGGAATTGCAACTTGATTATTGTGCTTCGGTGTTGATTCTTACCACATTTATTGATATTTAGGGAAATCAACAAAATTCTGAACAGCAGAATGCTCAGGAAGATGCCAAGAggttttctttctaatttagtTGTGAACTGCGTTATGCCTCGAATGCTCTGTCAGTTGTAGGGTTTTTACTGTTACTTTTAAACAAACATTCTGCAAGTAATATTTATCTTAATGAGGAATTAATTTAGGGAGGCAGAAGAACGGAGGCAAATGATGCTTAGTCAGATTTTGTCAGCTGAAGCACGAGAACGACGTaagtttaaattcaaaattagtaGTTGAAGCCATTTATCAAGACACATTTGTTGTCTTCAAATAGATGGTCATACCTTCATACATTTGTTAGCGCTTTCTTTTACCAGCATAATTTACTCTTGGGCATTGCTTATCTAAAggaagcttattttttttttgttttatttttatgtttgtgttcTACTCTGTGTGGGTAAGGTATGTAAGTTGATGTTGCATTCTTTGTTACCATATCATTCCTAGCGACCCAGGGAAAGTCAAAACTCCCATTTGGACTTACACTCCAAAGGAATTAGTCAATATTACACTTtgaaacccctaggggttggctcaagtggtaaagaccttgggtttgggggtatgctccccccaggtctaaggtttaaATCCCCTTagatgcaaacaatctctaggagTCATCGGACTGgggtatttttttcttgaattaaccGATGTGTACTTGtgagaaactccttgccgagagcTTGTACACCCTCGAGATTAGTCGGGATGTTGTTCTTGGACACTcggtgccaattaaaaaaaattacattttgaaTGCCTGGAAACATCATTAAAGCCAAGTGCTTCGCCCCCCCTATGTGACAAGATCTGTTAACCCAACAAGAACACGATACGAAATTACGAGTTTGGGTCAAAATGGATTGACCTGTTAAGACACGATTCACTGAAGGGTCAACCTGCTTAACCTATTAGTGACACGTTAAatttactcaaaattacaattatatcatttttaacctaaaaacaaaaataccctAACCCTATTTTGTATTTCCTAATTCTTGCAGTTCTTAGTTGAGTCAGCTCTCAAGAATCACAACCACCTCCCACACTTCCTTTGGATtttaattttggtgtttttattgtttggattgtaattttagacttatgtagttagttttatatttttgggaggtattgtgattttaacttttatgtaaaattatgttaatcaggtcaaatggaTTCTTTGTGTCAATTgaacccatttacataaatggGTTGAAACGGGTCGTGTTGTGTCAACCCGTTATTTTAATTGACACGATCCATTAAAATGATTTGCCACCCCTAGTCAGATCCTATTCACCACCATTCTAGACTGAATTCAGGCTATTCACTCAAATTCCTATTGTATTTTTCATGCTTGCTTAAAGTGGCACAGCTCAAGGGACACTGCTAGCTGAAATTGCATCTTATACCTTTTGTAACAAAAGAAGGAAAGCCCAACCCACTTTTGAGTTTATAATCCAAAAAGGTCTAGCCAATCATACAATCTTGGGGAAATGACTTTGGTGATATATGTCAGAGGCATGGCATTGAGGAGAGCAATAATTGACACTATCATGTTTGTGGGGTgggtggtgttctaatgaggtcCAAGGATCATATGGGGTGGGATTATGGAAGCATGTAAGGAGAAGTTTGGAGAAATGTTCTAATCATACTAGATTTGAAGTGGGAGGCATTTCCAAGATTAGTTCTAGTATGATTCGGTGCATAAGTCTAGATGtaacattacttataaaaaaaaaagtctagatGTAACTTAAACTTTCCTTGGGTCTTTATCGGTTTGTTGTGGCCGAGAGCTCTAATTTGTGGtgcatgaaataaaataaggaagaaagaGTTAGAATTGTTAAGAATTTTATTAGTATCTTCAATTAGTCTTTCatagaagaattttttatgtgagtcttaCCATTAAAACATAGAACTCAAATGAAAGactcaaaatgaaataaaataaggaagaaataGTTTGAATTGGTAAGAATTTTATCAGTGTCTTCAATGAGTCTTTCATAAGAATTTTTATGCGAGTGTTACCATTAAAACACAGAAAACTCAAAATGAAATTCTCATATTAAACGTATTCGGTTGTTGCTTACCCccccaaaccccccccccccccccccccaaaaaaaaaaaaaaaaaaccttttgcTTACCACTACTAGACTTGCTCCTGCAGAAGCAAGagccaagaaaaatataaataaaacttgttTGGTTGCCCCTACATTGGAAACTCTTGCTTAGCCAAGTAAAAACTTTAACTAGACAGGAATATAGAAGCTTTAGCTAAGACACTAATGAAAACTCCCACAATTGTAAACTTGTACATGGCAAATCTTATCATTCTAATAGTTACATTGGACCCAAAAGGTCCGATACTTGGTTAGATTCTAGTTGTCTAGTGCTGCATGTTGCTGATGGATTGAACCCCCATATGTTTTTATTCCATTCATTAAAAAGGTTGTGGAATCTTAACTAACATAAAGCAAGGATAAGATAAATTGATTCGTCACTCAAGACGAAACAACTAATTATAGAACCATGCAACCCCAAACTGGTTGATTATTTCATCTCTCTTGTGTTTGTTTGTCCAGTTGTAAAGGATTCTTTTTCAAGGGGATGTCATTTATTACACTTGCATGCTTTTGTTAAACTAAGAATTTTCTAAAGCTAAACTTCATTTTGAAACCTCTTTTCTGTCAATTCTAACTTTCTGATAGAATGATTGTTGAGGTTACTGATATAGAAAGGATTGAGTTAGAATTGTTGCATTGAAAAGGTGTTGATTGAGCCACAAGGAAATTTTTTCAACCTCCTTATCTCTAAGGTTTGGTTTTAGATAGAATAGAGCATGAGGTTGGCTCTGGGTTATTACTGTGAATGAATCAAGAGATGATAATATTGCCCATAAAAAAAGAGAGTTAACCCCTatgggttggctcaagtggtaaaggcattggtcttggtggtatgctccctctaggtcTAAAGTTCGAATTcttttgggtgcaaacaatttctaggggccatcggattgGGAGGAACTTCCTCTTGATTACCTAAGGGCATGTGCATCCTCGGGATTAGTCGAGACTTTGTTCTCGTACAACAGGtgccaataaataaaaaaggaaaaagagagagctaCCTTGACTAACACTTGATAGCTTGAAAAATTGATTGCCTGAGAATCATCTGTAACTGGAAGGGGTTTCCTTGGCCGCATGCTTTCTTAACTGAACTAGGCTTCACCTTTATGATGGAAAATGATTGAGTAGAACCGGAATAAGGAGTATGCCATTGAGTTTTTGGTGGATCTgtttcttaaataattttttctttttctttttctttttccctcaaGGAGAAAAGGAAATATTACTCATTAAAAAAGGGTAAGTATTAATCATTGTCCTTATGGTATTGAATTTACGGCCTTATCCCTTGCATTATATTCAAACATCGGGAGAAGAGCTCTTTGATCCAATGACTAAAATTCTAGGATAGGATGCTGATTTTGATTAACGCTTTCAAAACCAAGTTTCagattaactattttttaaacatcaagAAGTGAAGACGACCTGCTACATGAATGATACATGACAGATGTGCATGTGCTTTGCACCAGATGTAAGTTATAAATTAGTGTTGCAAATGGGCTTTTGTATAAatggtttatgttttacttATGATTACGTTGGGAAGAACCTCCACCACTTCGTTGTAGTCCAAGTGTCTTCTTATGGTAATTTTCCTAGTATTTGCTGGCCAAACAACCACTGAAAGGTATTGCTTATTATCCATAAGGCTATTAAAAGCTTTTAATGACTGTAGATATCTCTTTGCAAATCAGCAGTATGTAATTTGTGATGCTAAGCTGTATGTGCAGTTGCTCGAATAGCTTTGGTAAAGCCTGAGAAAGCAAGAGGTGTTGAAGACGTTATACTAAATGCTGCGCAAAGAGGTCAGATAGTTGAGAAGGTACACGGAATCAACCTTGCATTTCAGTGCGATATCTTGCATGCTACTTCACCGTCTGTGGTGGTATATCTATCTAAATATCAATTATAAAAGAACAGTCTGACCATCAtatgttttacatttttatgTTAAGGTTTCTGAAGAAAGGCTCATATCATTGCTGGAGCAAATTAACACCCAAACATCTAAACAAACCAGAGTCACAGTAAGAACATCATTATCTATTGAAGGTCCTTCAAATTTTACTGCATAATCCAATTTGTTATCTTATATTTCAACATTTTCCAGATCCAGAGGCGTCGGAGCGTTCTCGAAGACGATGATTAGCTCTTTATCTGGAACTGTGTTAAAGTAAATAACATGATGCTTTTGAGTGTGGTTCGGTAACGATGCAATGCTTTGTTGGTTGTTTGTTAACAAAATGCAGAATCGTATTTTGCTTAGTGCAATGTAATGTTATGTTGACGATTCGAAGTTCTCATACTTCTGGTTTCAATATTCGTATCTTTTGGGTGTAATACTTTATGGATTTGGACCTTTTGGAGTTTTTACTGGAGAAAAGCTGATTTGGTGTAAAGATATAATTTACACCATTCAATAGAAAACGGACACGTAAGAGATTCACGTAATTTACCGTGCGTGTGAGTTGATAAGACATTTTACCCTATTTCCGGCTATCATCCTCACGAAGGCTTCAatcgctctctctcatctcgtgAACTCAACAGAtccagtctctctctctcatctcgtgAACTCGATAGATCTAGTCTCCTCTCGTTCGTGAACTCGTCCATTTCCCTCTTCTCAACAGGCTACAGTCCCTATTGCCGAAATTGGTGGTCTAACTTGCCTTTCATCTGTTAAATTTATACTATTTGAAGGCAATGCATGAGGTGATCGGTTTCATATGTGTGGGTCCACTTCTTCGGCCGAAGTTCATGGGATGTATTCAGTGAGATTCTGGAGAAAACTTGTGTTTTTACCACCCTCGGCAGTGGTTTCGGACCTGTTGGCGAAGGGTTTCTCAGGGTTAGTGCATTTGGTCACAGGAGCAATATTTTAGAAGCTTGTAAAAGATTCAAGCAGAGGAGGGTCGAGAATCAGAtcggagaagagagagagtaggTGGGGTGAGAGCAAGACCTTCGGGTTcagaggaaggagagagagagagacaggggTGAAAGCGAGATTCACGGATGAAGAGAGATGGGAGAAACACAGATTTTACGAAGGGGGAAGGAAGTCGATTTGTTCCCTACAAccaatactattttattttaactaaaacCCATACATGTCACGCATTAATTGGGTGGTGTAAATATTCTATACTTACATCCAGTTCTTAGGGCATTAATGGATTAtgcaaataaaaatgcaaaatttacataatatgacgtgattttgcatttgcttatttcatttcaaacttATTCTCACGTtggattatctatatattagtcaaaataataataaaatattataaatt
This window harbors:
- the LOC121264322 gene encoding DNA-binding protein DDB_G0278111 isoform X3, yielding MAQHGVGNQQNSEQQNAQEDAKREAEERRQMMLSQILSAEARERLARIALVKPEKARGVEDVILNAAQRGQIVEKVSEERLISLLEQINTQTSKQTRVTIQRRRSVLEDDD
- the LOC121264322 gene encoding DNA-binding protein DDB_G0278111 isoform X1 is translated as MAQHGVADPELEAIRRRRMQELMAQHGVGNQQNSEQQNAQEDAKREAEERRQMMLSQILSAEARERLARIALVKPEKARGVEDVILNAAQRGQIVEKVSEERLISLLEQINTQTSKQTRVTIQRRRSVLEDDD
- the LOC121264322 gene encoding DNA-binding protein DDB_G0278111 isoform X2; the encoded protein is MQELMAQHGVGNQQNSEQQNAQEDAKREAEERRQMMLSQILSAEARERLARIALVKPEKARGVEDVILNAAQRGQIVEKVSEERLISLLEQINTQTSKQTRVTIQRRRSVLEDDD